GTTCGGTTCGCCGGAGCCTCTCGCCGCGCCCGCTGTCCTGATAGTCCAGGAACACGGGAGGCGAGATTCCCAGGAGGGCGCAGGCCTGCCGGAGCTCGCCCTCCCGCTGCGTACCCATGTCGGAAACTGCCAGGGCAGGGTCGGTATTTTTGCCGGCTTCGCCACGCGTGAGGCAGGCGACGGTCACGGCGGCCCCCCGGTCGGCGTACCGGGCCAGGGTGCCGCCGCAGCGCAGCGCTTCGTCATCGGGATGGGCGAAGACCGCCAGAAGGGAGGCCCGCATCCCCTAGCCCTTGAGTCCAGTCAGGACGATGCCGTCGATGATCTGCTTCTGGAAGATAGCGAAGACGATCAGCACCGGAATCACCGCGAGGCTGCTGGCCGCCATGATCAATCCCCACTGTGTCCCCGCCTCACCGTTGAAGAGGGCCGTCCCCACGGGAAGGGTGCGGAACTGGGGCTGCTGGATCACGATCAGGGGCCACAGGAAGGCGTTCCAGTTGCCCAGGAACGTGAAGATCCCCAGACTGGCCAGCGCCGGCCGGACCAGAGGCATGGCGATGCGTGTGAAGATGCCGAACTCGCCCATGCCGTCGATGCGCGCGGCTTCGAGCAGGTCGGTGGGCAGGCTCTCGAAAAACTGCCTCATCAGAAAGACGCCGAACGCGCTGATCAGGCCGGGAAACAGAATGGCGAAATAGGCTCCCGGCACGCTGCGGGTCAGCTGCAGGTCGCTCACGCCCACGAACCACGGAATGACGAGCATCTCGGTGGGAATCATCAGGGTGGAGAGAATGAGGAGAAAGATCAGGTTCTTTCCCGGAAAGTCGAATTTGGCGAGGGTATACCCGACGAGCGAATCGAAGAACAGGACACTGACGGTCGTCACAGACGCCACGAGCAGACTGTTGCCGAACCAGAGCAGGAATTTCGTCTCCGTCAGAACCTGCCGGTAATTGTCCAAGGTGGGCTGGGCGGGCAGGAATGTGAGGTTGAACAGTTCCTGAAAACTCTTGAGGCTGGTGAGCAGCATCCAGACGAACGGAAAGAGGGTGACGAGGATGCCCAGCGTCAGGACGACGTAGGCCAGCACCGTCTTCACCTCGACGCGGCGGCGGAGCGGAGCGCTGTGCGTCACAGGTCATGCCTCCTGGTCAGGAATTTCAGCTGAATCACCGTGATGATCAGGATGATCACGAACAGCACCACCGTGATGGCCGAGGCGTACCCCATCTGGAAGCGGCCGAACGCCATCTGGTAGATGTACAGCGCCACGGTCATGGTGCTGCCCAGCGGTCCGCCCTGGTCGGTGAAGTTGAGATTGACGACCTGCGTGAACAGTTGCAGGTAGGAGATGGTCCCCGTGACCACGCTGAAGACGATGGTCGGGTTGAGCAGCGGCAGGGTGATGCTCCAGAACGACTGCGTTCCACTGGCCCCGTCGATTTCCGCCGCCTCGTAGAAGGTGCGCGGGATGGCTGCCAGACCTGCCAGGAAGAGGACGATCTGAAAGCCGAGGTTCTGCCACACGACCAGCCCGGCCGTGGTCGCCAGGGCCTGACTCGGCGAGGTCAGAAAGGACTGGGGCTGAAGATGGAGCCAGACCAGGGCCGTGTTGACCGGGCCGAACTGCGGACTGAAGAGCCACTGCCAGACCCAGGCCGCCGCCACGATGGGCGTGACATATGGCGCGAAGTAGAGCGCCCGGTACAGGCCCCGCAGCGCCGTGACCCGGCTGAGCATGAGCGCCACCGCCAGACCCAGAATGATCTGCGCCGGCACGCCGATCACCGTATACAGCGCCGTGTTCTTCAGGGCCGTGACGAACTTCGCGTCGTTGGCCAGTTCGCGGTAGTTGTCCAGGCCGATGAATGGCTGCTGCTCCTTGAGGATGTTCCAGTCGAACAGACTCATCCGCAGCGACATCAGCGTCGGAACGAAGCGCACGATCAGAAAGAAGACCAGGGGCACGAGCAAGAAGGTGTAGGCGGTCCGGGTCTGGTGACGCTTGAGAGACCCGGGAGCGGGCACGCCCGCCCGCTCCCCGGAAGAGTTACTTATAGTAGCCATCCAGAATCTTCTGCTCGTCCTCGGCCGCCTTTTTCACGGCGCTCGCGGGCGACCCGCCCTGCAACAAGACCGTGTTGATGGCGTCGACCCACGCTTTGCGCTGACCGGCCTCGTCCACGAACAGGGTCGAGGAAGCGAACGGCAGGGCGTAGACGAACGGCCCGTACACCGGGTCCTTGCGCAGCGTGGGGTCGTTGGACAGTTTCTTGCTGGCCGGAATCTCGCCCACGCTGCGCAGCCACGTGCGCTGCGTCTCCTCGCTGGTCAGGAACTTGATGAACTTGACGGACGCCGCGAGCTTGTCGCCCTTGGCATTCTTGGTGATGCCGTTGACCCAGTAGGACCCGAAATTGCCGCGCACGTTGTTGTCCTTGAAGGTCGGGAGGGGCAGGACGCCCCAGTTGAACTTCGCTCCCTTCTCGATCGTGGTTGCCGCGAAGGACCCGTCGATGATCATGCCCACCTTGCCGGCGATGAAGGCGTCGCGGTAGCTGTTGTTGCCCGGAAAGAAGTTGGGCGTCCCGAGCTTGTACTTGGTCATCAGCTCGGTATAGAACGTCATGGCCTTGATGCCGGCGGGGCTGTCGTAGTTGACCTTCTTGCCGCCGTCCGCATAGGGCGTGCCGCCGTACTGCCGGACGAGCACTTCGCGGAGCATGTGGTAATCCTGCCCGTCGGGCTGAATGCCGAAGCCCAGTTGCGTGTAGCGGGGCGGCGCGCCCTTGACGATCTTCCGGCCGGCAGCGATGAAGTCCTCCCAGGTTCTGGGCGGCGTCAGGACCCCCGAGGCCTTGAACAGGTCCTTGTTGTAGAACACGGCCAGGGTGCGCACGGAGGTCGGCAGGGCGTAATACTTGCCGTTCATCTTGCTCGTCTTGATCATGGGCACGAACGTGCTCTCGACCGTACGGGTGGGGAAGTCTTTTTCCGGCAGCGGCTGCAGGTATCCGCTGTCGATGTACTGGGGCAGCCAGCCGTAGAACAGGTTGACCACGTCCGGACCCTGCCCCGCCGGCACGCTGGACGCGACCTTCTGGTTGTAGGCGTCGTAGGGAAAGGTCTCCTGCTTGATCTTGATGTCGGGGTTCTGGGCCTCGAACTTCTTGATCAGGTCGTTCATGGTGCTGACCTTGCTGGCGAAGTCATACTGCCAGTAGGTCAGCGTGACGGGCGCCGCGGAAGCGGAGAGGCTGAGGGCCAGGGCCAGCGTGAGCAGCTTGTTCATGGAAACTCCCTAGGGGGTGAGAGGGGGGATTACTGACCTAACGTTACACGGGGCCAGAGGTAGGGCAGGGCTTGTTTGCCTCCCCAGCTGAAGGCCGACCACGCCAGACCGCTCTGGCTGATGTTGGCGCCGACCCGGGCGTCGGGCGTATCGCCGTCGTACATCACGAGATTGAGACCGATGGTCTGGCCCGCCTTGGGCTGGGTCGGCATGGCGGCCCAGGGAATACGGAACTCGATGTCGTAGCCCCCGGCGACCTGTCTGGAGGCCACCTGCATGCCCGGCGCCGTCTCCTCCATCGGGCCCTGGTTGGCGTCCGCGTCCCGGAAGCCCCGGGCGCCGAACCCGGCCGTCGTACACGGGAACGCGGCGGCCATGAGGGTCGTAGAGGTGTCTCGGCTGCCGCCACTGGGGTCCACCGTCACCCCGATGGCGTCGGAGCGCAGCTGCGCCTTGACGTCGTCGGGGGCGATGTTGCAGGCCACCAGTTCGTCCTTGACGTTCAGGCCCACGTACAGGAACTGGTCGTCGTACCCGAGTCTGAAGGCCGCGCTCGCGTCGGCGGCCGAGTCCGGTTTCGTCCGCCACCACAGGTCGGCCGGCCCGACGGCCCCCACCGCCGCATTCGCCAGGTCGCTGAGGTCCCCGTCGATCTTCGGGGCCACCGCGAGGCGCGGAATGGTCAGGCTGGGAATCACGTAGGCACTGGCCGTGTCCTTGAACGCGCCGGCGCTCAGGGACACCGCCAGCAGGGCGCTGTGGCGGCCTTCGGGCAGGGCACTGGGGGCCACCCGCAGATCGACAGTCAGATCCTGACTCTCGCCCGGTTTCAGGCTATAGCTGGGGACGGAGGCGGCCGTGATCCCTGCCGGCAGCGTCAGGGCCAGCTGGCCGGTGGCGGGCTGCGCGCTGCGGTTGGTCACTGTGACCTTGACGGGCGTCGTGGCCCCCAGGACCAGCGGCAGACGGGTCGAGAGGTCTCCGATCACCCAGTCGGTGCCGGTTTCGCGCGCGAAGGCTTGGTAGCCGGCGATGTCGAAGGTC
Above is a genomic segment from Deinococcus sp. Leaf326 containing:
- a CDS encoding carbohydrate ABC transporter permease; protein product: MPAPGSLKRHQTRTAYTFLLVPLVFFLIVRFVPTLMSLRMSLFDWNILKEQQPFIGLDNYRELANDAKFVTALKNTALYTVIGVPAQIILGLAVALMLSRVTALRGLYRALYFAPYVTPIVAAAWVWQWLFSPQFGPVNTALVWLHLQPQSFLTSPSQALATTAGLVVWQNLGFQIVLFLAGLAAIPRTFYEAAEIDGASGTQSFWSITLPLLNPTIVFSVVTGTISYLQLFTQVVNLNFTDQGGPLGSTMTVALYIYQMAFGRFQMGYASAITVVLFVIILIITVIQLKFLTRRHDL
- a CDS encoding carbohydrate ABC transporter permease, whose product is MTHSAPLRRRVEVKTVLAYVVLTLGILVTLFPFVWMLLTSLKSFQELFNLTFLPAQPTLDNYRQVLTETKFLLWFGNSLLVASVTTVSVLFFDSLVGYTLAKFDFPGKNLIFLLILSTLMIPTEMLVIPWFVGVSDLQLTRSVPGAYFAILFPGLISAFGVFLMRQFFESLPTDLLEAARIDGMGEFGIFTRIAMPLVRPALASLGIFTFLGNWNAFLWPLIVIQQPQFRTLPVGTALFNGEAGTQWGLIMAASSLAVIPVLIVFAIFQKQIIDGIVLTGLKG
- a CDS encoding extracellular solute-binding protein — translated: MNKLLTLALALSLSASAAPVTLTYWQYDFASKVSTMNDLIKKFEAQNPDIKIKQETFPYDAYNQKVASSVPAGQGPDVVNLFYGWLPQYIDSGYLQPLPEKDFPTRTVESTFVPMIKTSKMNGKYYALPTSVRTLAVFYNKDLFKASGVLTPPRTWEDFIAAGRKIVKGAPPRYTQLGFGIQPDGQDYHMLREVLVRQYGGTPYADGGKKVNYDSPAGIKAMTFYTELMTKYKLGTPNFFPGNNSYRDAFIAGKVGMIIDGSFAATTIEKGAKFNWGVLPLPTFKDNNVRGNFGSYWVNGITKNAKGDKLAASVKFIKFLTSEETQRTWLRSVGEIPASKKLSNDPTLRKDPVYGPFVYALPFASSTLFVDEAGQRKAWVDAINTVLLQGGSPASAVKKAAEDEQKILDGYYK